In one Micromonospora polyrhachis genomic region, the following are encoded:
- a CDS encoding DinB family protein — MTWTAPQVDRVTEPYLGDERIMLEGWLDYHRQTLLLKCAGLTAEQLKIASVEPSGMTLLGLLRHLTEVERWWFRQCFAGQQLDDVYCSETNVDGDFDDVAEADAEANFVAFHTELDACRAAVAGRGLDETFLRRRPDGTSNEMSLRWVYIHMIEEYARHNGHADLIRERIDGVTGD, encoded by the coding sequence ATGACATGGACCGCCCCGCAAGTGGACCGGGTCACCGAGCCCTATCTCGGTGACGAACGCATCATGCTGGAGGGTTGGCTCGACTATCACCGGCAGACCCTGCTGCTCAAGTGCGCCGGCCTCACCGCCGAACAACTCAAGATCGCGAGCGTCGAGCCATCGGGGATGACCCTGCTCGGCCTGCTCCGCCACCTGACCGAGGTCGAACGGTGGTGGTTCCGGCAATGCTTCGCCGGCCAACAACTCGACGACGTCTACTGCTCGGAGACCAACGTGGATGGCGACTTCGACGATGTGGCCGAGGCCGACGCCGAAGCCAACTTCGTCGCCTTCCACACGGAGCTGGACGCGTGCCGGGCGGCGGTCGCGGGCCGCGGACTGGACGAGACGTTCCTACGCCGACGCCCCGACGGCACCAGCAACGAGATGAGCCTGCGCTGGGTCTACATCCACATGATCGAGGAGTACGCCCGGCACAACGGCCACGCCGACCTGATCCGGGAACGGATCGACGGCGTCACCGGCGACTGA
- a CDS encoding HAD family hydrolase produces the protein MVRQRPSALLIDMDGVLRQWDPEVRAAVERKYGLTPGTVLDTAMRWSLLQPAVTGQVSHADWMASVADALTEAVGSPELARAVVDECEIYRGAVDAEVLAFVRAVRANGIRVGLATNATDALDADLATLGLIGEVDVVVNSSVLGVHKPTKDYFQQACLAVETPPQQVLFVDDSDRAVRGARVAGLSAYRWSGPEGLPYLRAALAA, from the coding sequence ATGGTCAGGCAACGCCCGAGCGCGCTGCTCATCGACATGGACGGGGTGCTTCGGCAGTGGGACCCGGAGGTCCGTGCTGCGGTTGAGCGGAAGTACGGCCTGACCCCCGGAACGGTCCTCGACACCGCCATGCGATGGTCGCTGCTGCAACCGGCGGTCACCGGTCAGGTGAGCCACGCGGACTGGATGGCCAGTGTGGCCGACGCCCTGACCGAGGCCGTCGGTAGTCCAGAACTGGCCCGGGCAGTGGTGGACGAGTGTGAGATCTACCGGGGCGCGGTGGACGCCGAGGTGCTGGCCTTCGTCCGGGCGGTACGCGCCAACGGCATCCGGGTGGGGCTGGCCACCAACGCCACCGACGCCCTCGACGCCGACCTGGCCACGCTGGGCCTGATCGGCGAGGTCGACGTGGTGGTCAACTCCTCGGTACTCGGCGTACACAAGCCGACCAAGGACTACTTCCAGCAGGCGTGCCTGGCCGTGGAAACCCCGCCGCAGCAGGTGCTCTTCGTCGACGACTCCGATCGGGCGGTACGGGGTGCCCGGGTCGCCGGGCTGTCCGCGTACCGGTGGAGTGGCCCGGAGGGCCTGCCGTACCTGCGGGCGGCGTTGGCCGCCTGA
- the smc gene encoding chromosome segregation protein SMC, translating into MHLKTLTVRGFKSFASATTLKLEPGITCVVGPNGSGKSNVVDAIAWVLGEHSAKALRGGKMEDVIFAGTAGRAPLGRAEVTLTIDNTDGALPIDYTEVSITRRMFRSGESEYEINGNTCRLLDIQELLSDSGIGREMHVIVGQGQLDAVLHAKPEDRRAFVEEAAGVLKHRKRKEKALRKLDAMQTNLNRLTDLTAELRRQLKPLGRQAEVARRAAVIQANLRDARLRLLADDLHTLRSTLDKEIADETALRERRGIIEQEHTEVQHRLAELEAALAEDAPLLASAQDTWYKLSALQERFRSTEQLARERLRHLSATPDDERPGRDPDQLAAEAEQIREQEEELRDALTDDQVRLAEAVEGRQQLERQLAEAERALVTAAKAIADRREGLAKLTGQVNSARARTGSAAEEISRLAAAHADALARAEKAQAEVDAVAEQSSEADRDNADLDARHAEAVAAHEAASATVRALSDAERAAEKDAATWKAREEALAMGLRRKDGAGALLARADQVPGLLGGLAGLLTVAPGHEAALAAALGTLADAVAVSGIDEAAEAMRLLKIQDAGRASLLVGGPAGPGMEGSADSLRPALPDDARWAPDLVGCPDEIRPAVHRALRDVVLVKDLEAATRLVADNPELRAVTPDGDVVGAYAAAGGSAKAPSFIEVQAAVEEARTNRIAAEETIAELREQLADARAEVAARKDTVSAAAAVKREAEGQRNAAARRLAELGAAARSAKGETDRLAESQARAEAARDRDLAGLAELEERLRLAEATPIDEEPSTAERDELAAYLPAARQNEMEVRLAVRTAEERVAAIAGRADSLLRQANAERAARERAAARRAARARGANIARAVETGAREALTRLVVSLATAEQVRDEVAQARAAREAELQEVRGAAKRLGAELDRLTSAVHRDEVARAEQRMRIEQLEVKAAEDFALDVETLLTEYGPQQLVPPTEADIAAAERDGVPVPEPVPFERPVQEKRAAKAERELALLGKVNPLALEEFAALEERYKFLSEQLEDLKATRRDLLTVVKDVDDRILEVFASAFADTAREFEQVFTVLFPGGEGRLVLTDPENLLTTGIEVEARPPGKKIRRLSLLSGGERSLTAVAMLVAIFRARPSPFYIMDEVEAALDDVNLGRLITLFAQLREKSQLIIITHQKRTMEVADALYGVTMRSGVTEVISQRLSREEED; encoded by the coding sequence GTGCATCTCAAGACCCTGACGGTGCGAGGCTTCAAGTCCTTCGCCTCCGCGACGACTCTGAAGCTGGAGCCGGGCATCACCTGCGTGGTGGGCCCCAACGGCTCCGGCAAGTCGAACGTCGTCGACGCCATCGCCTGGGTACTCGGCGAGCACAGTGCCAAAGCCCTGCGGGGCGGCAAGATGGAGGACGTCATCTTCGCCGGCACCGCCGGCCGGGCACCGCTGGGCCGGGCCGAGGTGACCCTCACCATCGACAACACCGACGGCGCGTTGCCGATCGACTACACCGAGGTATCGATCACCCGGCGGATGTTCCGCTCCGGGGAGAGCGAATACGAGATCAACGGCAACACCTGCCGATTGTTGGACATCCAGGAACTGCTCTCCGATTCCGGCATCGGCCGGGAAATGCACGTCATCGTCGGCCAGGGACAGCTTGACGCCGTACTGCACGCCAAACCGGAGGACCGTCGGGCGTTCGTCGAGGAGGCGGCCGGCGTACTCAAGCATCGCAAGCGCAAGGAAAAGGCGCTGCGCAAGCTCGACGCGATGCAGACCAACCTCAACCGGTTGACCGACCTGACCGCGGAACTGCGCCGCCAGCTCAAACCACTGGGCCGGCAGGCGGAGGTGGCCCGTCGGGCCGCCGTCATCCAGGCCAACCTGCGCGACGCCCGGCTACGTCTGCTCGCCGACGACCTGCACACCCTGCGTTCGACCCTCGACAAGGAGATCGCCGACGAGACCGCGCTGCGGGAGCGGCGAGGGATCATCGAGCAGGAACACACCGAGGTGCAGCACCGGCTGGCCGAGTTGGAGGCCGCGCTCGCCGAGGACGCGCCCCTGCTGGCCTCGGCCCAGGACACCTGGTACAAGCTCTCCGCACTCCAGGAGCGGTTCCGCTCCACCGAGCAGCTTGCCCGGGAACGGCTGCGTCACCTCAGCGCCACCCCGGACGACGAGCGCCCCGGGCGGGACCCCGACCAGTTGGCGGCCGAGGCCGAGCAGATCCGGGAACAGGAGGAGGAACTGCGGGACGCCCTCACCGACGACCAGGTACGCCTGGCCGAGGCGGTGGAGGGCCGTCAGCAGCTCGAACGGCAGCTCGCCGAGGCCGAACGGGCACTCGTCACCGCCGCGAAGGCGATCGCCGACCGGCGGGAAGGGCTGGCGAAACTGACCGGTCAGGTCAACTCGGCGCGGGCCCGTACCGGCTCGGCGGCCGAGGAGATCTCCCGGCTCGCCGCCGCGCACGCCGACGCCCTGGCCCGGGCCGAGAAGGCCCAGGCCGAGGTGGACGCGGTCGCGGAGCAGTCCAGCGAGGCGGATCGGGACAACGCCGACCTCGACGCCCGGCACGCCGAGGCGGTCGCCGCGCACGAGGCGGCCTCAGCGACCGTACGGGCGTTGTCCGATGCCGAGCGCGCGGCGGAGAAGGACGCCGCGACGTGGAAGGCCCGGGAGGAGGCCCTGGCCATGGGACTGCGCCGCAAGGACGGCGCGGGTGCCCTGCTGGCTCGGGCGGACCAGGTGCCCGGCCTGCTCGGCGGCCTGGCCGGGCTGCTCACCGTCGCGCCCGGCCACGAGGCGGCGCTGGCCGCCGCGCTCGGGACACTGGCGGACGCGGTCGCGGTCAGCGGGATCGACGAAGCGGCCGAAGCGATGCGGCTGCTGAAGATCCAGGACGCGGGTCGGGCCAGCCTGCTGGTCGGCGGCCCGGCCGGACCGGGCATGGAAGGATCCGCTGACAGTCTGCGACCCGCCCTACCAGACGACGCGCGATGGGCACCGGATCTGGTCGGCTGCCCCGACGAGATCCGTCCGGCGGTGCACCGGGCGCTGCGTGACGTCGTACTCGTCAAGGATCTTGAAGCGGCGACCCGGCTGGTCGCCGACAACCCGGAGCTGCGCGCGGTCACCCCCGACGGGGACGTGGTCGGGGCCTACGCGGCGGCCGGCGGCTCGGCCAAGGCACCCAGCTTCATCGAGGTGCAGGCGGCGGTCGAGGAGGCTCGGACGAACCGGATCGCCGCCGAGGAAACCATCGCCGAGCTGCGCGAACAGCTCGCCGACGCCCGTGCCGAGGTGGCTGCGCGCAAGGACACGGTCAGCGCCGCCGCGGCAGTGAAACGGGAGGCCGAGGGGCAGCGCAACGCCGCCGCCCGCCGGCTGGCCGAACTGGGCGCCGCCGCCCGCTCGGCGAAGGGCGAGACCGATCGGCTCGCCGAGTCCCAGGCCCGCGCCGAAGCCGCCCGCGACCGGGACCTCGCCGGCCTGGCCGAGCTGGAGGAGCGGCTGCGGCTGGCCGAGGCCACCCCGATCGACGAGGAACCCTCCACCGCCGAGCGCGACGAACTGGCCGCTTACCTGCCGGCGGCCCGGCAGAACGAGATGGAGGTCCGGCTCGCGGTCCGCACCGCCGAGGAGCGGGTCGCCGCCATCGCCGGCCGGGCCGACTCGCTGCTGCGGCAGGCCAACGCCGAGCGGGCCGCCCGGGAACGGGCCGCCGCCCGCCGGGCCGCCCGCGCCCGGGGGGCGAACATCGCCCGCGCCGTCGAGACCGGGGCCAGAGAGGCGCTGACCCGGCTGGTGGTCTCGCTTGCCACCGCCGAGCAGGTCCGCGACGAGGTGGCGCAGGCCCGAGCCGCCCGTGAGGCCGAGTTGCAGGAGGTACGCGGCGCGGCCAAGCGGCTCGGCGCGGAACTGGACCGGCTGACCAGCGCCGTACACCGGGACGAGGTGGCCCGCGCCGAGCAGCGGATGCGCATCGAGCAGCTGGAGGTCAAGGCCGCCGAGGACTTCGCCCTGGACGTGGAGACGCTGCTCACCGAGTACGGCCCACAGCAGCTCGTGCCGCCGACGGAGGCGGATATCGCCGCCGCCGAGCGGGATGGCGTACCGGTGCCGGAGCCGGTGCCGTTCGAGCGCCCGGTGCAGGAGAAACGGGCCGCCAAGGCGGAACGGGAACTGGCCCTGCTGGGCAAGGTGAACCCGCTGGCGCTGGAGGAGTTCGCCGCCCTGGAGGAGCGATACAAGTTCCTCTCCGAGCAGTTGGAGGACCTGAAGGCCACCCGGCGTGACCTGCTCACCGTGGTCAAGGACGTGGACGACCGGATCTTGGAGGTCTTCGCCAGCGCGTTCGCCGACACCGCCCGAGAGTTCGAGCAGGTCTTCACCGTGCTTTTCCCCGGCGGCGAGGGCCGGTTGGTGCTGACCGACCCGGAGAACCTGCTCACCACCGGGATCGAGGTGGAGGCACGACCACCGGGCAAGAAGATCAGACGGCTGTCGCTGCTCTCCGGCGGCGAGCGGTCGCTGACCGCGGTGGCGATGCTGGTGGCGATCTTCCGAGCCCGGCCCAGCCCGTTCTACATCATGGACGAGGTGGAGGCGGCGCTCGACGACGTCAACCTCGGCCGGCTGATCACGCTTTTCGCCCAGTTGCGCGAGAAGAGCCAGCTGATCATCATCACTCACCAGAAACGCACGATGGAGGTGGCGGACGCGTTGTACGGCGTGACCATGCGCAGCGGCGTCACCGAGGTGATCAGCCAGCGGCTGTCCCGCGAGGAGGAGGACTGA
- a CDS encoding CAP domain-containing protein, protein MYDRTDGFDHTNKVDWPSADPHVVPTSSRGRHRMPRRFPHRLALAAGGTALVGLVGLGATLLPPNVAGTTASSTPADGSTLPGGMGGSGPLDGTAQPTAASSDSPTASPSQSTGSPTTAAPSTSPTRRTTPATTAPQRTPSRTPAAVTAGDSREEQVLAIVNQERSANGCGTVKINTKLATSARQHSADQAANDKMSHTGSDGSSFVQRAQRAGYQNAIGENVAAGYRTPAAVMEGWMNSPGHRANILNCQARAIGIGVVAAADGTLYWTQVFGSVA, encoded by the coding sequence GTGTACGACAGGACCGACGGATTCGACCACACCAACAAGGTCGACTGGCCTTCGGCAGATCCGCACGTCGTACCCACGTCCAGCCGGGGGCGGCACCGCATGCCCCGCCGGTTCCCCCACCGACTGGCGTTGGCCGCCGGCGGTACGGCACTGGTGGGCCTCGTCGGCCTCGGCGCGACCCTGTTGCCACCGAACGTCGCCGGCACCACCGCATCATCCACTCCCGCAGACGGCTCGACACTGCCCGGCGGTATGGGCGGCTCCGGACCGCTCGACGGCACCGCTCAGCCGACTGCCGCCTCCTCCGACAGCCCGACGGCGTCCCCATCGCAATCGACCGGCTCCCCCACGACCGCCGCCCCCAGCACCTCGCCCACCCGCAGGACGACACCGGCCACCACCGCTCCGCAGCGCACCCCCAGCCGGACCCCGGCGGCCGTCACCGCCGGGGACAGCCGGGAGGAACAGGTGCTCGCGATCGTCAATCAGGAACGCAGCGCGAACGGGTGCGGCACGGTAAAGATCAACACAAAGCTGGCCACCTCGGCCCGGCAGCACAGCGCCGACCAGGCCGCCAACGACAAGATGTCGCACACCGGCAGTGACGGCAGTTCCTTCGTACAGCGGGCCCAGCGGGCCGGTTACCAGAACGCGATCGGCGAGAACGTCGCCGCCGGCTACCGGACCCCGGCTGCGGTCATGGAGGGCTGGATGAACAGCCCCGGCCACCGCGCGAACATCCTCAACTGCCAGGCCAGGGCGATCGGCATTGGCGTGGTCGCCGCCGCCGACGGCACCCTCTACTGGACCCAGGTCTTCGGTTCCGTCGCCTAG
- a CDS encoding alpha/beta fold hydrolase → MTTIQTHTLAVPGVELVYDVRGPLPPAGGRPALLMVGQPMTAEGFTALADNFPDRTVVTYDPRGLGRSVRADGRSDHTPQQQAADLHLLIEVLDAGPVEVFASSGGAVTALELVASHPADVATLVAHEPPINAVLPDAAAAERARAAFHEAYQTNGFGAGMAAFVAMTSWQGEFTDDYFAQPTPDPAMFGMPTDDDGTRDDPLLSKASWAITDYRPDARALTAAPTRIVIAVGEESGATYTARTAHGTAALLGQQATVFPSHHGGFVGGESGYAGKPEEFAARLREVLATG, encoded by the coding sequence ATGACGACGATCCAGACACACACGCTTGCCGTACCCGGTGTCGAGCTGGTCTACGACGTGCGCGGCCCGCTTCCGCCGGCCGGCGGTCGGCCGGCGCTACTCATGGTTGGTCAGCCGATGACGGCGGAGGGTTTCACCGCCCTCGCCGACAACTTCCCGGACCGTACGGTCGTCACCTATGACCCGCGTGGCCTGGGTCGCAGCGTTCGTGCCGACGGCCGGTCAGACCACACACCGCAGCAGCAGGCAGCCGATCTGCACCTACTGATCGAGGTGCTCGATGCCGGTCCGGTCGAGGTCTTCGCGAGTAGTGGTGGCGCGGTGACGGCACTCGAACTGGTCGCGTCCCATCCGGCCGACGTCGCCACGCTGGTGGCGCACGAGCCCCCGATCAACGCCGTGCTTCCCGATGCCGCAGCCGCCGAGCGGGCCCGGGCCGCCTTCCACGAGGCGTACCAGACGAACGGTTTTGGCGCGGGGATGGCCGCGTTCGTCGCGATGACGTCCTGGCAGGGCGAGTTCACCGATGACTACTTCGCCCAGCCCACCCCCGACCCGGCGATGTTCGGCATGCCAACCGACGACGACGGCACCCGCGACGACCCGCTGCTGTCGAAGGCTTCCTGGGCAATCACCGACTACCGTCCCGACGCGAGGGCACTCACTGCGGCACCTACCCGGATCGTGATCGCGGTCGGCGAGGAATCGGGGGCAACGTACACGGCGCGTACCGCGCACGGCACCGCAGCACTGCTCGGCCAGCAGGCGACGGTGTTCCCGAGCCATCACGGCGGCTTCGTCGGTGGCGAGTCCGGTTACGCGGGCAAGCCCGAGGAGTTCGCCGCGAGGCTCCGCGAGGTCCTGGCCACCGGGTAG
- a CDS encoding endo alpha-1,4 polygalactosaminidase has product MSGGNVGHRNGPRTATAIVGLAVLALLGALAGCRIPGGRAPATPWPHGPVSSWQWQLSGELDPEAEARVFVLDPFTTPAEDVRRLAGRDRRLVCYVEVGTARPDRPDVARFPAPVLGAATGVPPTDDDRNGGRWLDIRQWSVIEPILADRFRLCRGKGFEAVMPAHMDGYAHRSGFPLTFDDQLVFNRRLAGLIRSLHLSPGLTNDVDQVMALQPEFDFVVNEGCSRRRECARLLPFVEAGKPVLHVEYDQPTSTFCVETVGYGFVSMRKNRILDAWRDPCPD; this is encoded by the coding sequence ATGTCGGGCGGGAACGTCGGCCACCGGAACGGCCCGAGGACGGCGACGGCAATCGTCGGGCTGGCCGTACTGGCCCTGCTCGGGGCGCTCGCCGGGTGCCGGATCCCTGGTGGTCGCGCACCCGCGACCCCGTGGCCACACGGTCCTGTCTCCAGTTGGCAGTGGCAGCTCAGCGGTGAACTCGACCCGGAGGCCGAGGCTCGGGTGTTCGTCCTCGACCCGTTCACCACCCCGGCCGAGGACGTACGCCGGTTGGCCGGTCGCGACCGGCGACTCGTCTGCTACGTCGAGGTCGGGACCGCCCGGCCGGACCGTCCGGACGTCGCCCGGTTCCCCGCCCCGGTCCTCGGGGCAGCGACCGGGGTTCCTCCTACCGACGACGACCGGAACGGCGGACGCTGGCTGGACATCCGCCAGTGGTCGGTGATCGAGCCGATCCTGGCCGACCGGTTCCGGCTCTGCCGGGGCAAGGGGTTCGAAGCGGTGATGCCCGCCCACATGGACGGGTACGCCCACCGGTCCGGATTCCCGCTCACCTTCGACGACCAGCTCGTCTTCAACCGCCGGCTGGCCGGGCTGATCCGCTCGTTGCACCTCTCCCCCGGGCTGACCAACGACGTCGACCAGGTCATGGCATTGCAGCCGGAGTTCGACTTCGTCGTCAACGAAGGGTGCTCCCGGCGGCGCGAATGCGCCCGGCTACTGCCATTCGTGGAGGCCGGCAAGCCGGTCCTCCATGTCGAGTACGACCAGCCGACCTCGACCTTCTGTGTAGAGACAGTCGGCTACGGCTTCGTCTCGATGCGCAAGAACCGCATCCTGGACGCCTGGCGTGACCCCTGTCCCGACTGA